In Euphorbia lathyris chromosome 10, ddEupLath1.1, whole genome shotgun sequence, a single genomic region encodes these proteins:
- the LOC136210004 gene encoding V-type proton ATPase subunit e1 produces MGFLVTSLIFAVIGIIASLCTRICCNRGPSANLFHLTLVITATVCCWMMWAIVYIAQMKPLIVPILSEGE; encoded by the exons ATGGGTTTTCTGGTTACGAGTCTAATTTTTGCTGTGATTGGAATAATTGCATCACTCTGTACCAGAATCTGTTGCAATAGAGGCCCTTCCGcaaattt GTTTCATTTGACATTGGTAATAACAGCAACGGTTTGCTGTTGGATGAT GTGGGCAATTGTATATATTGCACAAATGAAACCACTGATTGTCCCAATCCTGAGCGAAGGAGAGTGA
- the LOC136208335 gene encoding uncharacterized protein isoform X1: MSSESSGTAVSSERSGSMACDDPRASPVASPAVGRILKKAREGNSFPDDVNRTDRDMSEEGDLEVILSDSEGEEEDQFDPMCPVIRLSADEKRFLRAKWKLSLIATVLGKRIGFRHFAQKIEAQWAKKGKISITDLDNDYYVIKFTEAEDFEAVINGGPYIILNHVLAIRPWVPNFNPRDNSINRKFLGKVPRPPN; encoded by the exons ATGTCGAGCGAGAGCAGCGGAACTGCGGTGTCGAGTGAGAGAAGCGGATCCATGGCTTGTGATGACCCTAGGGCATCTCCTGTGGCTTCTCCGGCAGTTGGTAGGATTCTAAAGAAAGCCAGGGAGGGTAATAGCTTCCCGGATGATGTGAATCGAACG GATCGGGACATGTCTGAGGAGGGGGATTTGGAAGTTATTCTGTCGGACTCTGAAGGGGAGGAGGAGGATCAGTTTGATCCTATGTGCCCCGTAATCCGCCTATCGGCTGACGAGAAGCGATTCTTGAGGGCTAAGTGGAAATTATCCCTTATTGCGACTGTCCTTGGGAAGAGGATAGGTTTTAGGCATTTTGCACAGAAGATTGAGGCgcaatgggcaaagaaaggtAAAATTAGTATTACTGATCTTGACAATGATTATTATGTAATCAAATTCACCGAAGCTGAGGATTTTGAAGCAGTCATAAATGGGGGACCTTATATCATATTGAACCATGTTCTTGCAATTAGACCATGGGTTCCTAATTTCAATCCAAGGGATAATTCAATTAACAGAAAATTCTTGGGTAAGGTTCCCAGGCCTCCCAATTGA
- the LOC136208335 gene encoding uncharacterized protein isoform X2, giving the protein MSSESSGTAVSSERSGSMACDDPRASPVASPAVGRILKKAREGNSFPDDVNRTDRDMSEEGDLEVILSDSEGEEEDQFDPMCPVIRLSADEKRFLRAKWKLSLIATVLGKRIGFRHFAQKIEAQWAKKVVNT; this is encoded by the exons ATGTCGAGCGAGAGCAGCGGAACTGCGGTGTCGAGTGAGAGAAGCGGATCCATGGCTTGTGATGACCCTAGGGCATCTCCTGTGGCTTCTCCGGCAGTTGGTAGGATTCTAAAGAAAGCCAGGGAGGGTAATAGCTTCCCGGATGATGTGAATCGAACG GATCGGGACATGTCTGAGGAGGGGGATTTGGAAGTTATTCTGTCGGACTCTGAAGGGGAGGAGGAGGATCAGTTTGATCCTATGTGCCCCGTAATCCGCCTATCGGCTGACGAGAAGCGATTCTTGAGGGCTAAGTGGAAATTATCCCTTATTGCGACTGTCCTTGGGAAGAGGATAGGTTTTAGGCATTTTGCACAGAAGATTGAGGCgcaatgggcaaagaaag TGGTAAATACATGA